The proteins below are encoded in one region of Apteryx mantelli isolate bAptMan1 chromosome 25, bAptMan1.hap1, whole genome shotgun sequence:
- the MLN gene encoding promotilin, with protein sequence MVSKKVVAGLLLVYVVSMLAEQTEGFLPFFTQSDFRKMQEKERNKGQKKSLTSLQQLEEQGFSEQSRAEDVSKVKTIQLAVPAKAGMWLTSRQLEKYQDVLEKLLAEMLQDTPVGEELRRRKQYIKPSKD encoded by the exons ATGGTCTCAAAGAAAGTGGTGGCTGGTTTGCTCCTGGTGTACGTGGTGTCTATGCTGGCTGAACAGACCGAAGGCTTCCTGCCCTTCTTCACCCAGAGTGACTTCCGGAAAATGCAG gaaaaggagaggaacaaGGGGCAGAAGAAATCCCTGACCTCGCTGCAGCAGCTGGAAGAGCAAGGCTTCTCTGAGCAATCCAGAGCAGAAGATGTCAGCAAGGTCAAGACCATCCAG CTAGCTGTTCCTGCCAAAGCTGGGATGTGGCTCACCTCAAGACAGCTGGAAAAATACCAAGATGTCCTGGAGAAACTGCTAGCAGAGATGCTACAGGACACCCCAGTCG GTGaagagctgaggaggaggaaacagTATATAAAACCTAGCAAAGACTGA